One Nitrospiria bacterium DNA segment encodes these proteins:
- a CDS encoding sigma-54 dependent transcriptional regulator, with translation MNPHVPDSAAPGRVLVVDDEPNMLALFQKVLGKEGYEVVAVSSGEEAIGKLEAEWFDLLISDLKMPGLSGSELLKKARSVSPTLPCILLTAYGTIDSAVSAMKGGAFDYLTKPINNDEILLTVKRALDLHRLTHEVERLREKVGAESASGGIIGRSKPIRDLFRLIGRVAESHTTILIYGESGTGKELIARAIHQQSPRRDRPFVAIDCGALPETLLESELFGHVRGAFTGAVGNKKGLFEEADGGTLLLDEIGDTTTVFQSKLLRVLQEGEIRPVGGNKTIKVDVRVIAATNKDIKKDVEKKSFREDLYYRLAVVPIVIPPLRHRREDIPLLADHFIRKYCERNRLEPKRITPKTMKLLVEFSWPGNVRELENVIERAVLMSPGPEISAEALFMEAPVETPDDALPDVIRTATESVEREKIAEAIRKAGGNRSRTAKLLGISRATLYNKLKRYNLVE, from the coding sequence ATGAACCCGCACGTTCCCGACTCCGCCGCGCCCGGACGAGTTCTGGTGGTCGACGATGAGCCCAACATGCTGGCCCTTTTCCAAAAGGTCCTCGGAAAAGAAGGGTACGAGGTCGTGGCCGTCTCCTCCGGGGAAGAGGCGATCGGGAAGCTTGAGGCGGAATGGTTCGATCTGCTGATCTCGGATCTCAAGATGCCGGGCTTAAGCGGATCGGAGTTGTTGAAGAAAGCGAGAAGCGTCAGTCCGACCCTCCCCTGCATTCTGCTCACCGCGTACGGGACGATCGATTCGGCCGTCTCCGCGATGAAGGGAGGGGCCTTTGATTACCTGACCAAGCCGATCAACAACGACGAGATCCTCCTGACGGTGAAGAGGGCGCTCGATCTGCATCGGCTGACCCACGAGGTGGAGCGTCTGCGGGAGAAGGTCGGGGCCGAGAGCGCCTCGGGCGGCATCATCGGCCGGAGCAAGCCGATTCGGGATCTCTTTCGCCTGATCGGGCGGGTGGCGGAAAGCCACACCACGATCCTGATTTACGGAGAGTCGGGGACCGGAAAGGAGCTGATCGCCCGCGCGATCCACCAGCAAAGTCCGAGACGCGATCGTCCTTTCGTGGCGATCGACTGCGGAGCCCTTCCGGAAACCCTGTTGGAGAGCGAGCTGTTCGGCCACGTGCGGGGGGCCTTCACCGGAGCCGTCGGCAATAAAAAGGGGCTCTTCGAAGAGGCCGACGGCGGAACGCTCCTGCTGGACGAGATCGGAGATACAACGACGGTATTCCAATCCAAGCTGTTGCGGGTCCTGCAGGAAGGGGAAATCCGGCCGGTGGGGGGGAATAAGACGATCAAGGTCGACGTCCGCGTCATCGCCGCGACCAACAAAGACATCAAAAAGGACGTCGAGAAGAAGTCCTTCCGGGAGGATCTCTACTACCGCCTGGCCGTCGTTCCGATCGTGATTCCGCCCCTGAGGCACCGGAGGGAGGACATTCCCCTCCTGGCGGACCACTTCATCAGAAAATATTGCGAACGGAACCGGCTGGAGCCGAAACGAATCACGCCGAAGACCATGAAGCTTTTGGTCGAGTTTTCCTGGCCGGGAAACGTGAGGGAGCTTGAAAATGTGATCGAGCGCGCCGTGTTGATGAGTCCCGGTCCGGAAATTTCGGCGGAGGCCCTCTTCATGGAAGCCCCCGTTGAAACCCCGGACGATGCCCTGCCCGATGTGATCCGAACGGCGACCGAATCGGTTGAAAGGGAAAAAATCGCGGAGGCGATCCGGAAGGCCGGAGGGAATCGATCGCGGACGGCCAAGCTTTTAGGCATCAGCCGGGCGACGCTCTACAACAAATTGAAACGGTACAACCTCGTCGAATAG
- a CDS encoding CBS domain-containing protein, whose amino-acid sequence MRRTEYLTEKREFHKLPASLLMEQDVKFCRPSDSARHIASELTKHNFGSLPVVDGQGMLAGLVSEFDLLKVLMNGREMKDVRAEEIMSREVRFIHEETPVDEIIRLLETDHLIRVPVVREGKLVGIVARRDVLFGYIKSTAEYWP is encoded by the coding sequence ATGAGACGCACGGAGTACTTGACAGAAAAGCGGGAATTTCATAAACTGCCGGCCTCGTTGCTGATGGAGCAGGACGTTAAATTCTGCCGGCCCTCCGATTCGGCCCGCCACATCGCATCGGAGCTGACCAAACATAATTTCGGGAGTCTTCCGGTCGTGGACGGCCAGGGGATGCTGGCGGGCTTGGTGAGCGAATTTGATCTCCTCAAAGTTCTGATGAACGGCCGGGAGATGAAGGATGTCCGGGCGGAAGAGATCATGTCTCGGGAGGTCAGGTTTATCCATGAGGAGACGCCGGTGGATGAGATCATCCGGCTTTTGGAGACGGATCACCTGATCCGGGTGCCGGTGGTCCGGGAGGGAAAACTGGTGGGGATCGTCGCCAGGCGGGACGTCCTCTTCGGCTATATCAAATCCACGGCGGAATACTGGCCTTAA
- a CDS encoding YbaK/EbsC family protein: MLTFEIKNRMRLRNWWKGYEERREAGAAEMEWPTAPEHVKAYLRNENVPYRLIPHREAFTSPEVAASIHVSGRKVAKVVMVWADDRYVMAVLPSHRPLDLARFAEVLGAFRVSLAPEAVLDKLFPDCEVGAMPPFGHLYQFQVYVDESLTREPEIFFQPGTHREVIAIRYEDFKRLVRPETARFTSEPMKRADGF; encoded by the coding sequence ATGCTGACCTTCGAAATAAAAAACAGGATGCGGTTGAGAAATTGGTGGAAAGGATACGAGGAGAGGCGCGAGGCCGGCGCGGCCGAGATGGAATGGCCGACGGCCCCCGAACATGTAAAGGCGTATCTCAGAAACGAAAACGTCCCGTATCGGCTTATTCCTCATCGAGAGGCTTTCACGTCCCCCGAGGTGGCGGCCTCGATTCATGTCTCCGGACGGAAGGTGGCGAAGGTGGTCATGGTTTGGGCCGACGATCGTTACGTCATGGCCGTTCTTCCCTCCCACCGTCCGCTCGACTTGGCGCGGTTCGCGGAGGTGCTCGGTGCGTTCCGGGTGTCTCTTGCGCCGGAAGCGGTTTTGGATAAGCTTTTTCCGGATTGCGAGGTGGGGGCCATGCCCCCGTTCGGCCATCTCTACCAATTCCAGGTTTATGTGGACGAGTCCCTGACCCGGGAGCCGGAGATTTTCTTTCAGCCGGGGACGCATCGTGAAGTGATTGCGATACGGTATGAGGATTTCAAGCGGCTGGTTCGCCCGGAGACGGCTCGTTTCACGTCGGAGCCGATGAAAAGGGCCGACGGGTTTTGA
- a CDS encoding Hsp20/alpha crystallin family protein: MEKEKEKETREVTPWRPFSELSRMEREAERLFGDFFRRPLWGMSWPDRFREIGLREPAIEIFEEKDDIVVKAEIPGMKKEDLDVNISDSLLTIKGEKKQEEEVRKKGYYYSERSYGSFMRTIDLPKEVKTDKAYANFKDGVLEVRLPKTEEAKKKEVKIRVE; encoded by the coding sequence ATGGAAAAGGAAAAGGAGAAAGAGACGCGGGAGGTGACTCCCTGGAGACCGTTTTCGGAGTTGAGCCGCATGGAGCGGGAGGCGGAGCGACTCTTCGGCGATTTCTTCCGCAGGCCGTTGTGGGGCATGAGTTGGCCGGATCGTTTTCGGGAAATCGGGCTTCGAGAGCCGGCGATCGAGATTTTCGAAGAGAAAGACGACATCGTGGTGAAGGCCGAGATCCCCGGCATGAAGAAGGAGGATCTGGATGTCAACATCTCCGACAGTCTTCTCACCATCAAGGGCGAAAAGAAACAGGAAGAGGAAGTGAGAAAGAAAGGGTATTATTATTCCGAGCGCTCGTATGGAAGCTTCATGCGGACGATCGATCTGCCCAAAGAGGTGAAGACGGACAAGGCGTATGCCAATTTTAAGGACGGGGTGCTGGAAGTGCGCTTGCCGAAGACCGAAGAGGCAAAGAAAAAGGAAGTGAAGATCAGGGTGGAATGA
- a CDS encoding universal stress protein: protein MIELHRILMATDFSDYSNEALEYAVHLAAGFGADLYLLHVFEPPFFSPSGVSPGIRPEIRQWIREVKEEEHNKLSKLADQVRHRGPNVHAILKEGTPFLEILKTAGEVPADLIVLGTHGRTGMGHVLMGSVAERVVRKAVCPVFTVKPKALGNKKKEKG, encoded by the coding sequence GTGATCGAACTGCATCGGATCTTGATGGCAACCGATTTTTCGGACTATTCCAATGAGGCGTTGGAGTACGCCGTGCATTTGGCGGCGGGCTTCGGCGCGGACCTTTATCTGCTCCATGTGTTCGAGCCGCCTTTTTTCAGTCCTTCCGGCGTGTCTCCGGGTATCCGTCCGGAGATCCGTCAATGGATTCGGGAAGTCAAAGAAGAGGAGCACAACAAACTCAGCAAGCTGGCGGATCAGGTCCGGCATCGTGGGCCCAACGTGCACGCCATTTTGAAAGAGGGAACGCCGTTCCTCGAGATTCTCAAAACGGCCGGAGAGGTCCCGGCCGACCTGATCGTGCTCGGAACGCACGGACGCACCGGAATGGGGCATGTCCTGATGGGGAGCGTGGCCGAGCGGGTCGTGCGGAAGGCTGTCTGCCCCGTCTTCACGGTCAAACCGAAGGCGCTGGGGAATAAGAAAAAGGAGAAAGGCTAG
- a CDS encoding OsmC family protein has protein sequence MSGPVEVKKESVSVSWVEGVQLAVEIRNHRLLLDQPEDEGGQDRGITPVEMFVGSLAGCIAYFAARFCQRHAIPADGLRVTMHWDYAERPHRIGEMTAYVDLPAPLDPPMKRRLQQVLEGCTIHQTLADPPKVSVVINETSNPNGERHSRP, from the coding sequence ATGTCGGGCCCGGTTGAAGTCAAAAAAGAGTCGGTGTCCGTTTCCTGGGTCGAAGGCGTTCAACTGGCCGTGGAAATTCGGAACCATCGGCTCCTGCTGGATCAGCCGGAGGACGAAGGCGGTCAGGACCGGGGAATCACGCCGGTCGAGATGTTCGTCGGATCCTTGGCGGGTTGCATCGCTTATTTCGCGGCGCGCTTCTGCCAGCGGCACGCCATTCCGGCCGACGGTCTGAGGGTGACCATGCACTGGGACTACGCCGAGCGGCCTCATCGGATCGGCGAGATGACCGCTTATGTCGATCTTCCGGCTCCGCTGGATCCCCCGATGAAACGACGCCTTCAGCAGGTTTTGGAGGGCTGCACGATCCATCAAACCTTGGCGGACCCTCCCAAGGTGTCCGTCGTGATCAACGAAACCTCGAATCCGAACGGTGAACGTCATTCCCGTCCGTGA
- the raiA gene encoding ribosome-associated translation inhibitor RaiA, with product MKLPLQITVRNASVSDAVKNEILEKASKLDQYSDHIMGCRVTVDSPHRHQHQGMRYEVQIDLTVRGSELVVKRQPHEDIYVAIRDAFDAARRQLEDYEHRLRGDVKRHEPATHARVSKLFPEEDYGFLEETDGREIYFHRNSVLHDAFDRMKIGTEVRFVEEAGEKGPQASTVEMVRSRRGREAQA from the coding sequence ATGAAACTTCCGCTTCAGATTACGGTTCGCAACGCCTCGGTTTCCGACGCGGTTAAAAACGAGATCCTCGAGAAGGCGTCCAAGCTGGATCAATATTCCGATCATATCATGGGCTGTCGGGTGACCGTGGACAGTCCCCATCGACATCAGCACCAGGGCATGCGCTATGAAGTGCAAATCGATCTGACCGTCCGCGGCTCCGAACTGGTGGTCAAACGCCAGCCCCATGAGGATATCTATGTGGCGATCCGGGACGCCTTCGATGCGGCCCGCAGGCAGCTGGAGGATTACGAACATCGGCTTCGCGGGGACGTGAAAAGGCACGAGCCCGCGACCCATGCCCGCGTCAGCAAACTGTTCCCGGAAGAGGATTATGGTTTTCTCGAGGAGACGGATGGACGGGAGATCTATTTTCATCGGAACAGCGTGCTTCATGACGCCTTCGACCGCATGAAGATCGGAACGGAAGTGCGCTTTGTTGAAGAAGCGGGAGAAAAAGGGCCCCAGGCGAGCACCGTCGAGATGGTTCGGTCCCGTCGAGGCCGCGAGGCGCAGGCCTGA
- a CDS encoding cytochrome c, with product MLRDYRIILILSAGLLSGFGSWVLAGAETVGDASKGKPIYEKNCLICHGPEGRGDGPMGQSLHPPAPNFASPESQRKPDSEWMKVIREGHPDTAMTTWKGNLSDQQFLDVLAYARKLSRGVEKGRS from the coding sequence ATGCTGCGAGATTACCGTATCATCCTTATTCTATCCGCCGGCCTGCTTTCAGGATTCGGCAGTTGGGTTTTGGCCGGCGCCGAAACGGTCGGCGACGCTTCGAAGGGGAAACCGATCTATGAGAAGAACTGTCTTATCTGTCACGGGCCGGAGGGCCGCGGTGATGGACCGATGGGACAGTCGCTCCATCCGCCGGCCCCGAACTTTGCCAGCCCGGAGAGTCAGCGCAAGCCCGATTCCGAATGGATGAAGGTCATTCGCGAGGGCCATCCGGACACCGCGATGACGACCTGGAAGGGAAACCTCTCGGACCAGCAATTTCTGGATGTATTGGCCTACGCGCGGAAGCTGAGTCGAGGCGTTGAAAAAGGGAGGAGCTAA
- a CDS encoding ATP-binding protein: MTLNRREIPSDDLRARFDPDQFSFTTTEELVPQDAVIGQERAVRAMDFGLHIQDRGYNIYVSGVPGTGTNSIVKSMIKRVAETQSTPDDWCYVHNFQDPDRPKAMSLPAGKGREFQREMERLIGALQLELPRVFQSKEYEDQRRQLEETFSKARDGLTNQLEEQARKYEFIIKSTAFGIAVVPMIKGKPIETEQLDELDSLTRAEIERKQKSLHEHIHAFVQQIRALRDEMHRKIAELDRQAAHYTSEHAFESLRKNYRGFPKVMDYIETVQQDVLENFKDFLPEQETAMRIPGLEIESPRKSMTRYAVNVVVDNAGTQGAPLVEEGNPTYNNLIGRIEKKGRLGTLYTDFTLIKAGSLLQANGGYLVLNVLDVLRSPFTWDALKRVIKNKEIKIEDIGELYGVIASAGIKPEPIPVHLRVVLMGNPLIYYLLHAYDEDFEKMYKVKVDFAQEQGRDAGAPIQYARFVSRICREEGLLHFDRSAVGALMEQASRWASHKGKLSLRFGAFTDLIRESSHWARSEGADRVSRRHVQKAVEEKIYRSNLLEEQIQELITEGTLMVDLSGAVVGQINGLSVYELGDFSFGRPSRITARVFLGQSGIVNIDREAKLSGRTHNKGVMILSGYLGGRYAREVPLSVSASLCFEQSYGEVEGDSASAAELIALLSGLSEIPILQGIAITGSVNQRGELQAIGGVNEKIEGFYAVCKARGLTNDQGVIIPGRNLKHLMLKDEVVEAVAAGRFHVYAAETVDEAMEILTGRSAGELQADGKYPAGTFNAAVMNRLADMNEKLLAMEADRPRSVQASASEAPDESLPAPSGP; encoded by the coding sequence ATGACCTTGAACCGCAGAGAGATTCCTTCCGACGACCTCCGCGCTCGTTTTGATCCGGATCAATTTTCCTTCACGACCACGGAAGAGCTTGTCCCGCAGGACGCCGTCATCGGGCAAGAACGGGCCGTTCGGGCGATGGACTTCGGCCTGCACATTCAGGACCGGGGATACAACATCTACGTTTCCGGAGTTCCGGGGACCGGAACGAACTCGATCGTGAAGTCCATGATCAAACGGGTGGCCGAAACGCAGTCCACCCCGGACGATTGGTGCTATGTTCATAACTTTCAAGATCCGGATCGTCCGAAAGCGATGAGCCTGCCTGCGGGAAAAGGACGGGAGTTTCAACGGGAGATGGAGCGTCTCATCGGCGCGCTCCAACTTGAGCTTCCCCGGGTGTTCCAAAGCAAGGAGTATGAAGATCAGCGGAGGCAATTGGAAGAAACGTTTTCCAAAGCCCGTGATGGCCTCACGAATCAACTGGAGGAACAGGCGCGAAAGTACGAGTTCATCATCAAGAGCACGGCCTTCGGGATCGCGGTGGTTCCCATGATCAAGGGAAAACCGATCGAGACGGAGCAGCTCGATGAACTGGACTCCCTGACCCGGGCCGAAATCGAGCGGAAGCAGAAAAGTCTTCACGAACACATCCATGCCTTCGTTCAGCAGATCCGCGCCCTGCGGGACGAGATGCATCGGAAGATCGCGGAGCTCGACCGGCAGGCGGCGCATTACACCTCCGAACACGCGTTCGAAAGCTTGCGGAAGAACTATCGGGGCTTTCCGAAGGTCATGGACTACATCGAGACGGTCCAGCAGGACGTCCTCGAGAACTTTAAAGACTTCCTTCCCGAGCAGGAGACGGCGATGCGGATTCCCGGTCTGGAGATCGAGTCTCCGCGGAAATCGATGACCCGATATGCCGTCAACGTGGTGGTGGATAACGCCGGAACCCAAGGCGCGCCGCTGGTGGAGGAGGGGAATCCCACCTACAATAACCTGATCGGCCGTATCGAAAAGAAAGGTCGCCTGGGAACCCTCTACACGGATTTCACCTTGATTAAGGCCGGCTCGCTTCTTCAGGCCAACGGCGGGTATCTGGTTTTAAACGTCCTCGATGTTCTTCGAAGCCCCTTCACGTGGGACGCCCTCAAGCGCGTGATCAAAAACAAGGAGATCAAAATCGAGGATATCGGGGAACTCTACGGCGTGATCGCCTCGGCCGGCATCAAGCCGGAGCCGATCCCGGTGCACCTGCGGGTCGTGCTGATGGGGAATCCGCTGATCTATTACCTGCTCCACGCTTACGACGAGGACTTCGAGAAGATGTACAAGGTCAAGGTCGACTTCGCCCAGGAGCAGGGTCGGGACGCCGGGGCCCCGATCCAGTACGCTCGTTTCGTTTCACGGATTTGCCGGGAAGAGGGCTTGCTCCATTTCGATCGGTCCGCCGTGGGCGCCCTGATGGAGCAGGCCTCCCGCTGGGCGAGCCACAAGGGAAAACTCTCCCTGCGTTTCGGCGCGTTCACGGATTTGATCCGGGAGTCGAGCCACTGGGCCCGATCGGAGGGCGCGGACCGTGTTTCACGCCGGCACGTTCAGAAGGCGGTGGAGGAAAAAATCTACCGGTCCAATCTCTTGGAGGAGCAAATCCAAGAACTGATCACGGAGGGAACCCTCATGGTGGATCTGTCCGGGGCGGTCGTGGGTCAGATCAACGGGCTTTCCGTCTATGAGTTGGGCGATTTTTCGTTCGGCCGTCCCTCCCGCATCACGGCGCGGGTCTTTCTGGGCCAGTCCGGGATCGTCAATATCGATCGGGAAGCCAAGCTCAGCGGGAGGACGCATAACAAGGGCGTGATGATCCTTTCGGGGTATCTGGGCGGCCGTTACGCCCGGGAAGTTCCTCTGTCGGTGTCCGCGAGCCTGTGCTTCGAGCAGAGCTACGGCGAGGTGGAAGGCGACAGCGCCTCGGCGGCGGAACTGATCGCGCTCCTGTCCGGCCTTTCCGAAATTCCGATCCTTCAGGGAATCGCGATCACGGGTTCGGTGAATCAACGCGGCGAGCTCCAGGCGATCGGCGGTGTGAACGAGAAGATCGAAGGCTTCTATGCCGTTTGCAAGGCGCGGGGCTTGACGAACGACCAGGGCGTGATCATTCCCGGTCGGAATCTCAAGCACCTGATGTTGAAAGACGAAGTGGTGGAGGCCGTGGCGGCCGGCCGGTTTCATGTTTATGCCGCCGAAACGGTGGATGAGGCGATGGAGATCCTGACGGGCCGCTCCGCCGGGGAGCTGCAAGCGGACGGGAAATACCCCGCCGGAACCTTCAATGCGGCCGTCATGAATCGCCTGGCCGACATGAATGAAAAATTGCTCGCGATGGAAGCCGACCGACCGCGCTCCGTACAGGCCTCCGCCTCGGAAGCGCCGGACGAGAGCCTCCCGGCGCCGTCCGGTCCTTGA
- a CDS encoding nicotinate phosphoribosyltransferase, translating into MESESSILLTDLYQLTMLQAYFDRRMEETAVFEFFVRKLPPGRGFLMACGLEQALDYLERLHFTAPELDWLARSGRFSRSFVDSLERLRFTGDVHAVPEGTVFFPHEPVLRVTAPLPQAQLAETRLINLLHFQTLIASKAARFVLAAPGKLLVDFGLRRAHGAEAGLLAARAAYLAGFSGSATVLAEFRFGVPAYGTMAHSFIQAHDDEQEAFLNFARAQPNNVMLLLDTYDTEAAAEKAVALASRLKAEGIRINGVRLDSGDLGDHARKVRRILDEGGLTDVKVFASGNLGEERLRNLIETAAPIDGYGIGSDLVTSADAPHLDCAYKLQEYAGRARRKRSEGKATWPGRKQIFRRYGPDGRMLEDLLTLDDHPAEGEPLIHPVMRDGRRLAPPAPLTDLRAYAAEQLARLPGPLRKLENAPPYPVKITEALKALANKVDSETRLEKPT; encoded by the coding sequence ATGGAGTCCGAATCCAGCATCCTGCTCACCGATCTTTATCAACTCACCATGCTCCAGGCCTATTTCGACCGCCGGATGGAAGAAACGGCGGTGTTCGAATTTTTTGTGCGCAAACTTCCGCCCGGCCGCGGTTTCCTGATGGCTTGCGGTCTCGAACAGGCGCTGGACTATCTGGAGCGGCTGCATTTTACGGCGCCGGAGCTGGACTGGCTTGCCCGGAGCGGCCGCTTCAGTCGGAGTTTTGTGGATTCCCTCGAGCGGCTGCGGTTCACCGGCGACGTCCATGCCGTTCCGGAGGGAACGGTCTTTTTTCCGCATGAGCCGGTTCTTCGGGTGACCGCCCCGCTTCCGCAGGCACAACTGGCCGAGACCCGCTTGATCAATCTTCTCCATTTTCAGACCCTGATCGCCTCCAAGGCGGCGCGCTTTGTTCTGGCGGCGCCCGGAAAACTCCTCGTCGATTTCGGGTTGCGGCGGGCCCACGGGGCGGAGGCCGGACTCCTGGCGGCGCGGGCCGCGTACCTCGCCGGGTTCTCCGGGTCGGCCACCGTTCTGGCCGAATTCCGCTTCGGCGTGCCGGCGTACGGAACCATGGCCCACTCGTTTATTCAGGCCCATGACGATGAACAGGAGGCCTTCTTGAATTTCGCCCGCGCGCAGCCGAACAACGTGATGCTGTTGCTCGACACCTACGACACCGAGGCGGCGGCCGAAAAGGCGGTTGCGCTCGCCTCCCGGCTCAAAGCGGAAGGGATCCGGATTAACGGCGTGCGACTCGACAGCGGGGACCTGGGCGACCATGCGCGCAAAGTCCGTCGGATTCTGGACGAGGGCGGCCTGACCGACGTGAAGGTCTTCGCCAGCGGCAATCTGGGCGAAGAGCGTTTGCGGAATCTGATCGAGACCGCGGCCCCGATCGACGGCTATGGGATCGGTTCGGACCTCGTCACCTCGGCCGACGCGCCGCACCTGGACTGCGCCTATAAACTCCAGGAGTACGCCGGACGGGCGCGGCGCAAGCGCTCGGAAGGCAAAGCCACCTGGCCCGGGCGAAAACAGATTTTTCGACGCTACGGCCCCGACGGCCGGATGCTGGAAGATCTTCTCACGCTCGACGACCATCCGGCGGAGGGCGAGCCGCTGATTCATCCGGTGATGCGCGACGGCCGGCGCCTGGCCCCGCCCGCTCCGCTGACCGATCTGCGGGCCTACGCCGCCGAGCAATTGGCGCGTCTGCCCGGGCCCCTCCGCAAGCTTGAAAACGCGCCGCCGTATCCCGTCAAGATCACGGAGGCCCTCAAGGCCCTGGCCAATAAAGTGGACTCGGAGACGCGTCTTGAGAAGCCAACATGA
- a CDS encoding hydrogenase small subunit: MQDKIGPSMELPVIQGSGPPLIAGMSHQKGVRLPVIQEPGVRTDEPSVIPGVSRRDFLKVCGTAAALLGLEAMWVPKIAEALVAAMGQRPSVIWLNFASDTGCTEALIKANYPNAAQLILETLSMDFNETIMAAAGTQAEEILQQALKKGGYILIIEGAVPTKRGYGMVARRDMIDIGREFAEKAKAIIAVGSCATWGGVPSGNPNPAGLKGVREALGVDCINLDLCPVNEGILVATITDYLLNNRLPELDDHGRPKIFYGQTIHDQCERRAHFDAGRFVERFGSKEEELGYCLYKVGCKGPETYANCSKMRYNDRVSWCIGAGAPCIGCAEPHWVDKFAGFYERLPEVWIPGIGGVEAGADKIGLLAGAATAVGIAAHAIGTAAKGRFKGEASEEHKDESKKK; this comes from the coding sequence ATGCAGGATAAAATCGGTCCGTCCATGGAATTGCCGGTCATTCAAGGGAGCGGGCCTCCTCTTATCGCGGGGATGAGTCATCAGAAGGGTGTCCGCTTGCCGGTGATTCAAGAGCCCGGAGTCCGGACCGATGAACCTTCGGTGATCCCCGGGGTCAGCCGTCGTGACTTTCTCAAGGTCTGCGGAACCGCGGCGGCCCTGCTCGGCCTGGAAGCGATGTGGGTTCCCAAAATCGCCGAGGCGTTGGTCGCCGCGATGGGCCAACGTCCATCGGTGATCTGGTTGAATTTCGCTTCGGACACCGGCTGCACCGAGGCGCTGATCAAGGCCAACTACCCGAACGCCGCCCAGCTCATTCTGGAAACGTTGAGCATGGACTTCAACGAGACGATCATGGCGGCGGCCGGCACGCAGGCCGAGGAGATCCTGCAGCAGGCCTTGAAAAAGGGCGGCTACATCTTGATCATCGAGGGCGCCGTCCCGACCAAGCGGGGCTATGGCATGGTCGCCCGTCGCGATATGATCGACATCGGCAGGGAGTTCGCGGAAAAGGCCAAGGCGATCATCGCCGTGGGAAGTTGCGCCACCTGGGGCGGGGTGCCCTCAGGCAATCCGAACCCGGCCGGATTGAAGGGGGTGCGCGAAGCGCTGGGAGTGGACTGCATCAACCTCGATCTCTGCCCCGTCAACGAAGGAATCCTCGTCGCCACCATTACGGATTATCTGCTCAACAACCGTCTGCCGGAACTGGACGATCACGGACGGCCGAAGATCTTTTACGGCCAGACGATTCACGATCAGTGCGAACGCCGGGCCCATTTCGACGCGGGCCGCTTCGTGGAGCGGTTCGGAAGCAAGGAGGAGGAACTCGGCTACTGTCTGTACAAGGTGGGATGCAAAGGTCCGGAGACCTACGCCAACTGCTCGAAGATGCGTTACAACGACCGGGTGAGCTGGTGCATCGGGGCGGGGGCCCCCTGCATCGGCTGCGCGGAGCCCCACTGGGTGGACAAATTCGCCGGATTCTACGAAAGACTTCCGGAGGTCTGGATCCCGGGAATCGGCGGAGTGGAAGCGGGCGCGGACAAGATCGGCCTCCTGGCCGGCGCGGCCACGGCCGTCGGGATCGCGGCCCATGCGATCGGCACGGCCGCCAAGGGACGGTTCAAAGGGGAAGCGTCCGAAGAGCATAAGGACGAATCGAAGAAGAAATAG